The proteins below come from a single Serpentinimonas raichei genomic window:
- a CDS encoding ABC transporter ATP-binding protein, with product MFLHLNQLSVQYAPSAQPAVREVAFGLEAGQIGVLIGPSGCGKTTLLRAVAGLERASGGSIALGGEVVSSAALHVPAEARRIGMVFQDYALFPHLDVRANVAFGLRHLPKPARLARVQEVLELVGLEGLHGRYPHELSGGQQQRVALARALAPSPRLLLLDEPFSNLDVDLRERLAHEVRAILKAAGATALLVTHDQLEAFAIGDLIGVMHQGQLHQWDSAYTLYHRPATRFVAEFIGHGVFAPAQISGLGPEIMVLTPMGALQDVSECPLPSAYPDGLCDVLLRADDILHDDDAPVKARIVRKSFRGSEFLYTLQLPSGETVMTHVPSHHDHAVGEWIGIKAAVDHVVTFERGSAAGAPPAQAVACNNGN from the coding sequence ATGTTTCTGCACCTAAACCAACTTTCCGTTCAGTACGCCCCATCCGCCCAGCCCGCGGTGCGCGAGGTGGCCTTCGGGCTCGAAGCGGGCCAGATCGGCGTGCTGATCGGGCCCTCGGGCTGCGGCAAGACCACCCTGCTGCGCGCCGTGGCCGGGCTGGAGCGCGCCAGCGGCGGCAGCATTGCGCTGGGCGGCGAGGTGGTGAGCAGCGCCGCGCTGCATGTGCCGGCTGAAGCGCGCCGCATCGGCATGGTGTTCCAGGATTACGCCCTGTTCCCGCACCTCGATGTGCGCGCCAACGTGGCCTTTGGCCTGCGCCACCTGCCCAAGCCCGCGCGCCTCGCCCGGGTGCAGGAGGTGCTGGAGTTGGTGGGATTGGAAGGGCTGCACGGGCGCTATCCGCACGAGCTTTCGGGCGGCCAGCAGCAGCGCGTGGCGCTGGCGCGTGCGCTGGCCCCCAGCCCGCGCCTGCTGCTGCTCGATGAGCCCTTTTCCAACCTCGACGTGGACCTGCGCGAGCGCTTGGCGCACGAGGTGCGCGCGATCCTCAAGGCCGCCGGTGCCACGGCGCTGCTGGTGACGCACGACCAGCTCGAAGCCTTTGCCATTGGCGACCTGATCGGCGTCATGCACCAGGGCCAGTTGCACCAGTGGGACAGCGCCTACACGCTCTACCACCGCCCGGCCACGCGCTTCGTGGCCGAGTTCATCGGGCATGGGGTGTTTGCGCCGGCGCAAATTTCGGGCCTAGGCCCCGAAATCATGGTGCTGACCCCGATGGGGGCGCTGCAAGACGTGTCCGAGTGCCCGCTGCCCAGCGCCTACCCCGACGGCCTGTGCGATGTGCTGCTGCGCGCCGACGACATCCTGCACGACGACGACGCACCGGTGAAAGCGCGCATCGTGCGCAAATCGTTTCGAGGCTCCGAATTCCTCTACACCCTGCAACTGCCCAGCGGCGAAACGGTGATGACGCACGTGCCCTCGCACCACGACCACGCCGTGGGCGAGTGGATCGGCATCAAGGCGGCGGTCGATCACGTCGTCACCTTCGAGCGCGGTTCCGCCGCCGGGGCACCGCCGGCGCAGGCGGTGGCCTGCAACAACGGCAACTGA
- a CDS encoding AAA family ATPase, with amino-acid sequence MKFTGSPNYVATSDLMLAVNAAITLQRPLLIKGEPGTGKTLLAEEVAAALGLPLLQWHIKSSTKAQQGLYEYDAVSRLRDSQLGNERVHDIGNYIVQGVLWQAFTAEQPLVLLIDEIDKADIEFPNDLLRELDRMEFHCYETRQTIRARHRPLVFITSNNEKELPDAFLRRCFFHYIQFPEPATLRRIVGVHFPGLKDELLTAALKAFLELRQLPGLKKKPSTSELLDWIRLLLAEDIPPQALLGKEQQLVVPPLVGALLKNEQDAGLLERLVFMNQRHR; translated from the coding sequence ATGAAATTCACCGGCTCCCCAAACTACGTCGCCACCTCCGATCTGATGCTGGCGGTGAATGCCGCCATCACCTTGCAGCGGCCCTTGCTGATCAAGGGCGAACCTGGCACCGGCAAAACCCTGCTGGCCGAAGAAGTGGCCGCCGCGCTCGGCCTGCCGCTGCTGCAATGGCACATCAAGAGCAGCACCAAGGCGCAGCAGGGCCTGTACGAATACGACGCCGTGAGCCGCTTGCGCGACTCGCAGCTCGGCAACGAGCGTGTGCACGACATCGGCAACTACATCGTGCAAGGCGTGCTGTGGCAGGCCTTCACGGCGGAGCAGCCGCTGGTGCTGCTGATCGACGAAATCGACAAGGCCGACATCGAATTCCCCAACGACTTGCTGCGCGAACTCGACCGCATGGAGTTCCACTGCTACGAAACGCGCCAGACCATCCGGGCGCGGCACCGGCCTCTGGTGTTCATCACCTCCAACAACGAAAAAGAGCTGCCCGACGCCTTTTTGCGGCGCTGCTTTTTCCACTACATCCAGTTCCCCGAACCGGCCACGCTGCGCCGCATCGTGGGCGTGCACTTCCCCGGCCTCAAAGACGAGCTGCTGACGGCGGCGCTCAAAGCCTTTCTGGAGCTGCGCCAACTGCCGGGCCTGAAGAAGAAGCCCAGCACCTCGGAACTGCTGGACTGGATCCGGCTGCTGCTGGCCGAAGACATTCCGCCCCAGGCGCTGCTGGGCAAAGAGCAGCAACTGGTGGTGCCGCCGCTGGTGGGGGCGCTGCTCAAAAATGAGCAAGACGCCGGTTTGCTGGAGCGGCTGGTGTTCATGAACCAGCGCCACCGCTAA
- a CDS encoding vWA domain-containing protein — MLIDFFYALRAAKLPVSVREYLTLLQALQSGVVGPANPEAGSLDDFYYLARTTLVKDETLFDPFDRAFAAHFKGVQALTSEGTRDIPADWLRQELERLLSDEQKANAPRLDWDELMQTLKKRLEEQQGRHAGGNKWIGTGGTSPFGHGGHNPQGVRIGGAGGQRSAVKVWEQRLWRDYDDSAPLGPRHLKLALRRLRKFARQGSALELDLPDTIRATAANAGWLELRQVPERHNLVKVLLLLDVGGSMDEHVQQVEALFAAAKAEFKHLEIYYFHNCVYDFVWKHNQRRHRERTATLDLLHTYNRDYKLIFVGDATMSPYEILQPGGSVEYANAEAGAEWLQRLTRHYPRHAWINPQPLGLWPYQRSIELIQQLMAQRMYPLTLRGLEEAMRVLSK, encoded by the coding sequence ATGCTGATCGATTTTTTCTACGCCCTGCGCGCGGCCAAGTTGCCGGTGTCGGTGCGCGAATACCTGACGCTGCTGCAGGCGCTGCAATCGGGCGTGGTCGGCCCTGCCAACCCCGAAGCCGGCTCGCTCGACGATTTCTACTATTTGGCGCGCACCACGCTGGTCAAGGACGAAACCCTGTTCGACCCCTTCGACCGCGCCTTCGCCGCCCACTTCAAAGGCGTGCAGGCGCTGACCAGCGAGGGCACGCGCGACATCCCGGCCGACTGGTTGCGCCAAGAACTCGAACGCTTGCTGAGCGACGAGCAAAAGGCCAACGCCCCCCGGCTCGACTGGGACGAGCTGATGCAGACGCTCAAAAAGCGCCTGGAAGAACAGCAAGGCCGCCACGCCGGCGGCAACAAGTGGATCGGCACCGGCGGCACCAGCCCCTTTGGCCACGGCGGCCACAACCCGCAGGGCGTCCGCATCGGCGGGGCTGGCGGCCAGCGCAGCGCGGTCAAGGTGTGGGAGCAGCGCCTCTGGCGCGACTACGACGACAGCGCCCCGCTGGGGCCGCGCCACCTCAAACTGGCGCTGCGCCGGCTGCGCAAGTTTGCGCGCCAAGGCAGCGCGCTCGAGCTCGACTTGCCCGACACCATCCGCGCCACCGCCGCCAACGCGGGCTGGCTCGAACTGCGCCAGGTGCCCGAACGCCACAACCTGGTCAAGGTGCTGCTGCTGCTCGACGTGGGCGGCAGCATGGACGAGCACGTGCAGCAGGTCGAGGCCCTGTTTGCGGCCGCCAAGGCCGAGTTCAAGCACCTCGAGATTTACTACTTCCACAACTGCGTCTACGACTTCGTCTGGAAGCACAACCAGCGCCGCCACCGCGAACGCACCGCCACCCTCGATTTGCTGCACACCTACAACCGCGACTACAAGCTGATTTTTGTCGGTGATGCCACCATGAGCCCCTACGAAATCCTGCAACCCGGGGGCAGCGTCGAATACGCCAACGCCGAGGCCGGGGCCGAGTGGTTGCAGCGTCTGACGCGCCACTACCCGCGCCACGCCTGGATCAACCCGCAGCCGTTGGGCCTGTGGCCCTACCAGCGCAGCATCGAGCTGATCCAGCAGCTCATGGCCCAGCGCATGTACCCGCTCACGCTGCGCGGGCTCGAAGAGGCGATGCGGGTGCTGTCGAAATAG
- a CDS encoding ABC transporter permease produces the protein MPAPHSPRWPRLSAALLQMLLLVVGLVLALPVLALAMAWWQLDAESIDLLRHLADTVLPRYIATSLLLCLLVALGAGLIGMATACAVTLYDFPGRRFFEWALLLPLAAPAYVVAFAYTDFLQFSGPMQVFLRDTFGLQGRLFPEIRNVWGAAWVFIFTLYPYVYLLARTALSERATQLMEAARLLGAPMRRRIVEVALPLARPAIAAGIALALMETLADIGVTFYFGIQTFSTGIVSAWKVMDDRYAAAQLATMLLLTVALLLWVEQRAQRRMRFAAPRGGRGGQAEAQPVRLQGAGRWLVWVVCGLPILFGFVLPVLFMLRPLIGGWDVLPWSGFLEWAYNSLWLSGLAALLASAIALGLSFMQRAQPSRIGGLVTRVVSLGYAVPGVVIVIGILLPVGWLQAAAPGSGVGFWVTATVLGIVWAYLVRFTAVALQSVQSGYARIPNSLDDSARMLGSTGPALLWRVHRPLLLRSIAAAALLVFVDVMKELPATFVLRPFGSDTLAVVAFQLARDERLGEAALPSLALVLVGLVPVILLSRTLRRT, from the coding sequence ATGCCTGCACCCCATTCCCCCCGTTGGCCGCGCCTGTCGGCTGCGCTGTTGCAAATGCTGCTGCTGGTGGTGGGCTTGGTGTTGGCGCTGCCGGTGCTGGCGCTGGCCATGGCTTGGTGGCAGCTCGATGCCGAGTCGATCGACTTGCTGCGCCACCTGGCCGATACCGTGCTGCCGCGCTACATCGCCACCAGCCTGCTGCTGTGCCTGCTGGTGGCGCTGGGCGCGGGGCTGATCGGCATGGCCACAGCCTGCGCCGTGACGCTGTACGACTTCCCTGGGCGGCGATTTTTTGAGTGGGCGCTGCTGCTGCCGCTGGCAGCGCCGGCCTATGTGGTGGCTTTTGCTTACACCGATTTTTTGCAGTTCTCGGGCCCGATGCAGGTGTTCTTGCGCGACACCTTCGGGCTGCAGGGGCGCTTGTTCCCGGAAATCCGCAACGTCTGGGGCGCGGCCTGGGTGTTCATCTTCACGCTCTACCCCTACGTCTATCTGCTGGCGCGCACCGCCCTGAGCGAGCGCGCCACCCAGTTGATGGAGGCGGCGCGCCTGCTCGGGGCCCCGATGCGGCGCCGCATCGTCGAGGTGGCGCTGCCGCTGGCACGCCCGGCGATTGCGGCGGGCATCGCGCTGGCGCTGATGGAAACGCTGGCCGATATCGGCGTCACGTTTTACTTCGGCATTCAGACTTTTAGCACCGGCATCGTGAGCGCCTGGAAGGTGATGGACGACCGCTACGCCGCCGCCCAACTGGCGACCATGCTGCTGCTCACGGTGGCGCTGCTGCTGTGGGTGGAGCAGCGGGCGCAGCGGCGCATGCGCTTTGCCGCGCCGCGCGGGGGCCGGGGTGGCCAGGCCGAGGCGCAGCCGGTGCGCCTGCAGGGCGCGGGCCGCTGGCTGGTGTGGGTGGTGTGCGGTTTGCCGATTTTGTTTGGCTTTGTGCTGCCGGTGCTGTTCATGCTGCGCCCGCTTATTGGCGGCTGGGATGTTTTGCCCTGGAGCGGCTTTCTGGAGTGGGCCTACAACAGCCTGTGGCTCTCGGGGCTGGCGGCGCTGCTGGCCAGCGCCATCGCGCTCGGCTTGAGCTTCATGCAGCGCGCCCAGCCCAGCCGCATCGGCGGCCTGGTCACGCGCGTGGTCAGCCTGGGCTACGCGGTGCCGGGGGTGGTGATCGTGATCGGCATTTTGCTGCCGGTGGGCTGGTTGCAGGCGGCGGCACCGGGCAGCGGGGTGGGTTTTTGGGTCACGGCCACGGTGCTGGGCATCGTCTGGGCCTACCTGGTGCGCTTCACGGCGGTGGCGCTGCAATCGGTGCAAAGCGGCTACGCGCGCATCCCCAACAGCCTCGACGACTCGGCGCGCATGCTCGGCAGCACCGGCCCAGCGCTGCTGTGGCGGGTGCACCGGCCGCTGCTGCTGCGCTCCATTGCCGCCGCCGCGCTGTTGGTGTTTGTGGATGTGATGAAGGAGCTGCCCGCCACCTTCGTGCTGCGGCCCTTTGGCAGCGACACGCTGGCGGTGGTGGCGTTCCAGTTGGCGCGCGACGAGCGCCTGGGCGAGGCCGCCTTGCCCTCGCTGGCGCTGGTGCTGGTGGGGCTGGTGCCGGTGATTTTGCTCAGCCGCACCTTGCGCCGCACCTGA
- a CDS encoding TonB-dependent receptor plug domain-containing protein: protein MEPTQPIPQPAAACLRLCRRSGGTGSALRAPVHALAWLACLGLLGLAGGAVQAQPMPPLELLAQAEPDFFSDQPPQQVLSVTRLAQPLADAPGAVTVLDRQTLRRSGARTVTEALRLVPGYMVAGYNGANLMAAYHAPIDEYGVRSLILVDGRSLYSPSFVGGGFRALNALPIEEVERIEVLRGTNSAAFGAHALFGVINVVTRHTLDTLGQALVFNAGNAGVADAYARFGWGAPGLSQRLSVSRSADHGLRDLHDSQQRVQVLWRADLKPSPATEWMLQAGLSEWDAGDGFPANAADPPRDIALRKSHALLQWNHAPQAEATWKATLSWDEERFADRFVYRVPVNGLGFPVPYVPIDVNLGYQERRLALELEHTRVLSPSWRWVLGGGLRDDSSFSSAQFATTERVAVRDWRVFGHAEWAPAPGWLVNAGLFAGYRSDTGSYLAPRLMVNHEIAPGHTLRAGLTRAERPPLIFERSADARYFLPDGFFPAGSFVNTYIPNPALRNEVLHTRELGYHASLANGRVNLDVRLYEERLHNFIQFLAIPQPAPFPDQRKYENAPGFTLRGLEYQLIWRPSERTEWRLNQSFNQVQWHQPGPIGREPPSRMSTVAWFQRLDHGWGLSLMLHERSPMSWRGAASAVGSSTRVDARLAREFDWAGARAEAALVVQSLTGDIDEFVPNRPSNRRAYASLRLEF, encoded by the coding sequence ATGGAGCCAACCCAACCCATACCGCAGCCAGCCGCTGCCTGCCTGCGGCTTTGCCGTCGCAGCGGGGGCACCGGTTCGGCTTTGCGCGCACCGGTGCATGCGCTGGCTTGGCTGGCCTGTTTGGGCCTGCTGGGTTTGGCGGGTGGGGCGGTGCAGGCCCAGCCCATGCCACCGTTGGAACTGCTCGCGCAAGCCGAGCCCGATTTTTTTTCCGATCAGCCGCCGCAGCAGGTGTTGTCGGTGACGCGGCTGGCGCAGCCGCTGGCCGACGCACCCGGTGCCGTGACGGTGCTGGACCGCCAGACCCTGCGCCGCTCCGGCGCGCGCACCGTCACCGAGGCGCTGCGCCTGGTGCCGGGCTATATGGTGGCGGGCTACAACGGGGCCAACCTGATGGCGGCCTACCACGCCCCGATCGATGAATACGGGGTGCGCAGCCTGATTCTGGTCGATGGGCGCTCGCTCTATAGCCCCAGTTTTGTGGGTGGGGGGTTTCGAGCCCTGAATGCGCTGCCGATCGAGGAGGTCGAGCGCATCGAGGTGCTGCGCGGCACCAACTCGGCCGCCTTTGGGGCGCACGCGCTGTTTGGCGTCATCAACGTGGTGACGCGCCACACGCTCGACACCCTCGGGCAGGCGCTGGTTTTCAACGCCGGCAACGCCGGCGTGGCCGATGCCTACGCCCGCTTTGGCTGGGGCGCACCGGGGCTGTCGCAGCGCCTGAGCGTGAGCCGCAGCGCCGACCACGGCCTGCGCGACCTGCACGACAGCCAGCAGCGGGTGCAGGTGCTCTGGCGCGCCGACCTCAAGCCCAGCCCCGCGACCGAATGGATGCTGCAAGCCGGCTTGAGCGAATGGGATGCCGGCGACGGCTTCCCGGCCAATGCAGCCGATCCGCCGCGCGACATTGCCCTGCGCAAATCCCACGCGCTGCTGCAATGGAATCACGCCCCACAAGCCGAGGCCACTTGGAAAGCCACCCTGTCGTGGGACGAAGAGCGCTTTGCCGACCGGTTTGTGTACCGTGTCCCGGTTAATGGGTTGGGTTTCCCGGTTCCTTACGTCCCAATCGACGTCAATCTGGGCTACCAGGAGCGGCGGCTGGCGCTGGAGTTGGAGCATACGCGGGTGCTGTCGCCGAGCTGGCGCTGGGTGCTGGGGGGTGGTTTGCGCGACGACAGCAGCTTTTCGTCGGCGCAGTTTGCCACCACCGAGCGCGTAGCGGTGCGCGATTGGCGCGTGTTTGGGCATGCCGAATGGGCGCCCGCCCCGGGCTGGCTGGTCAATGCGGGTCTGTTTGCGGGCTATCGCAGCGACACCGGCAGCTACCTGGCCCCGCGCCTGATGGTCAACCACGAAATCGCGCCCGGCCACACGCTGCGCGCCGGTCTGACGCGCGCCGAGCGGCCGCCGCTAATATTTGAGCGCAGCGCCGATGCGCGCTATTTTTTGCCCGATGGCTTCTTTCCCGCTGGCAGTTTCGTTAACACCTACATTCCCAACCCGGCCTTGCGCAACGAGGTGCTGCATACTAGGGAATTGGGCTACCACGCCAGCTTGGCCAACGGTCGCGTCAACCTCGACGTGCGGCTGTACGAGGAGCGCCTGCACAATTTCATCCAGTTTCTCGCCATCCCCCAGCCCGCCCCCTTTCCTGATCAGAGAAAGTACGAGAACGCGCCTGGCTTTACGCTGCGCGGGCTCGAGTACCAGCTCATCTGGCGGCCCAGCGAGCGCACCGAATGGCGGCTGAACCAGTCTTTCAACCAAGTGCAGTGGCACCAGCCCGGGCCGATCGGGCGCGAGCCGCCGTCGCGCATGAGCACCGTGGCCTGGTTTCAGCGCCTCGACCACGGCTGGGGCCTGTCGCTGATGCTGCACGAGCGCTCGCCCATGTCTTGGCGCGGCGCGGCCAGCGCGGTGGGTTCCAGTACGCGTGTCGATGCCCGGCTGGCGCGCGAGTTCGATTGGGCTGGTGCGCGCGCCGAAGCCGCCTTGGTGGTGCAGTCCCTCACCGGCGACATCGACGAGTTTGTGCCCAACCGGCCCAGCAACCGGCGTGCCTATGCGAGTTTGCGCCTCGAATTCTGA
- a CDS encoding HD-GYP domain-containing protein translates to MPKPKLKKIPVRDVRLGMYIEAFCGSWMDHPFWRSKFVITDAHELHLVHECAITEVLIDVSLGLDVLAPPATAEAAGQPQTPAVPQPPPVPDTEAATMRAEYQRAAAICKAATGAVRHMFAEVRMGRAIDQEVARQVAEEITDSVLRNGGALISLARLKTADGYTYMHSVAVCALMVALARQLGLSEAETRAAGFAGLMHDLGKADVPLEMLNKPGRLTEDEFAQVRLHPEHGHRRLLAAGVDDPIALDVCLHHHERIDGKGYPKQLAGEAISRMARMGAVCDVYDAITSNRPYKEGWDPAESLAKMAQWTNGHLDPAIFQALVRSLGIYPTGSLVRLSNGKLALVVEQSGASLLKPIVKTVYSTLSHERVVPQRIDLSAPGNRLQIEKRENPKDWQIPDLDALWMDELAQP, encoded by the coding sequence ATGCCCAAACCCAAACTCAAGAAAATTCCGGTGCGCGACGTGCGCCTCGGTATGTACATCGAGGCCTTTTGCGGCTCGTGGATGGATCACCCCTTTTGGCGCAGCAAGTTCGTCATCACCGACGCGCACGAGTTGCACCTGGTGCACGAGTGCGCGATCACAGAGGTGCTGATCGACGTCAGCCTGGGCCTCGATGTGCTGGCGCCGCCCGCCACCGCCGAGGCCGCCGGGCAGCCACAGACCCCGGCAGTGCCCCAGCCGCCCCCGGTCCCGGACACCGAGGCCGCCACCATGCGCGCCGAGTATCAGCGCGCCGCCGCCATCTGCAAAGCCGCCACCGGGGCGGTGCGCCACATGTTTGCCGAGGTGCGCATGGGCCGCGCCATCGACCAGGAGGTGGCGCGCCAGGTGGCCGAGGAGATCACCGATTCGGTGCTGCGCAACGGCGGCGCCCTCATCAGCCTGGCGCGCCTGAAAACCGCCGATGGCTACACCTACATGCACTCGGTGGCGGTGTGCGCGCTGATGGTGGCCTTGGCGCGCCAATTGGGCTTGAGCGAGGCCGAAACGCGCGCAGCGGGTTTTGCGGGCCTGATGCACGACCTGGGCAAGGCCGACGTGCCCTTGGAGATGCTCAACAAACCCGGCCGCCTGACCGAAGACGAGTTTGCCCAGGTGCGCCTGCACCCGGAACACGGGCACCGGCGTTTGCTGGCCGCCGGAGTCGATGACCCGATTGCGCTCGACGTCTGCCTGCACCACCACGAACGCATCGATGGCAAGGGCTACCCCAAGCAGCTCGCGGGCGAGGCCATCAGCCGCATGGCGCGCATGGGGGCGGTGTGCGACGTGTACGACGCCATCACTTCCAACCGGCCCTACAAAGAGGGCTGGGACCCAGCCGAATCGCTGGCCAAAATGGCGCAGTGGACCAACGGCCACCTCGATCCCGCAATCTTTCAGGCCTTGGTGCGCAGCCTCGGCATTTACCCCACGGGTTCGCTGGTGCGGCTTAGCAACGGCAAGCTGGCGCTGGTGGTGGAGCAGTCGGGCGCATCCTTGCTCAAGCCGATCGTCAAAACGGTGTACTCGACCCTCAGCCACGAGCGGGTGGTCCCCCAACGGATCGACCTTTCGGCACCGGGCAACCGCTTGCAAATCGAAAAGCGCGAAAACCCCAAAGACTGGCAGATTCCCGACCTCGACGCGCTCTGGATGGACGAGTTGGCGCAGCCCTGA
- a CDS encoding urease accessory protein UreD codes for MPWNATLDLRYQRRHETTTVAHRHLGPLRIFHSHYPQGPGLCHNVLIHPPGGLVGGDRLDIRIHAEADCHALLTTPGATRFYRSPGPVATQSVSIQLEPGAKLEWLPMETLAYPGCNAINSLRAELAPDAQLLAWEVTALGLPVSGQPFDTGCLQQRIEIVDCWLDQGRLDALDKRLLDSPLGLAGLRCLGTLVLASGSPWPLQAREALLQAVRETPAQSPAAPHSGATFPHDRVLVLRALGPLVEPVMQTLKAAWRSVRTSAWGAQVAEPRIWQT; via the coding sequence ATGCCATGGAACGCCACGCTCGACTTGCGCTACCAGCGCCGCCACGAAACCACCACCGTGGCGCACAGGCATCTGGGGCCGTTGCGCATTTTTCACAGCCACTACCCGCAAGGGCCGGGCCTGTGCCACAACGTCTTGATCCATCCACCGGGTGGACTCGTGGGCGGCGACCGTCTGGATATTCGAATCCATGCCGAAGCCGATTGCCACGCTCTGCTGACCACCCCAGGAGCCACGCGCTTTTACCGCTCGCCAGGGCCAGTTGCCACGCAATCCGTCAGCATCCAACTCGAACCAGGGGCCAAGCTCGAATGGCTACCCATGGAAACCCTTGCCTACCCTGGCTGCAACGCCATCAACTCCTTGCGCGCCGAACTGGCACCCGATGCCCAACTGCTGGCATGGGAAGTCACGGCGCTGGGGCTGCCGGTCTCGGGCCAGCCCTTTGATACCGGCTGCCTGCAACAACGCATCGAAATCGTGGATTGCTGGCTCGATCAGGGCCGGCTTGATGCCCTCGACAAGCGCCTGCTCGACTCGCCCTTGGGGCTGGCGGGTTTGCGCTGTCTGGGTACCTTGGTGCTGGCCAGCGGCAGCCCTTGGCCATTGCAGGCGCGCGAGGCGCTGCTGCAAGCCGTGCGGGAGACGCCCGCCCAAAGCCCTGCCGCACCCCACTCTGGCGCCACCTTCCCGCATGACAGGGTGCTGGTGCTGCGGGCGCTGGGCCCGCTGGTAGAGCCGGTGATGCAAACCCTGAAAGCCGCTTGGCGCAGCGTGCGCACCAGCGCTTGGGGGGCGCAGGTGGCAGAGCCCCGCATCTGGCAGACCTGA
- a CDS encoding diguanylate cyclase, which translates to MSPDPMLRQMRLRLWLAAALPAVLVVLVLLALFVQRHGHELLQAKQHQAQAVAKQLASQAEFSLFAADVQTLQRLAATTKDSDDEIVAVALRAANGQFQAGAGRFGAALPDFTGNRVHLNGERLWVILEVRSDLMAVDDPLAAGLLESGAADPVLLGFVALEYDLIALQRSSQKLLLWALAATGLALMLAALLSALIASSVTRPVAHISDVVRRIGSGELQARAELTRAGPMAQLARGINRMASQVAVTQEELKLQVQQATDELRLQKLEAERTARTDGLTGLLRRRAFIDLAEAEIQRSLRYQDPLSFIMFDVDHFKSINDTHGHACGDAALVHLADLLRQQMRDSDLPCRWGGEEFVVLLPRTSADVARHAAERIRSHFEANPVRWEARSLRVTASFGVAAFDARDLSLSSMVARADAALYRAKRSGRNRVEVAEYEGWAAGGFEQPAA; encoded by the coding sequence ATGAGCCCCGACCCGATGCTGCGTCAGATGCGGCTGCGCCTGTGGCTGGCGGCCGCCTTGCCGGCGGTGCTGGTGGTGCTGGTGCTGTTGGCCTTGTTTGTGCAGCGCCATGGCCACGAACTGCTGCAAGCCAAGCAGCACCAGGCGCAGGCAGTGGCCAAGCAACTGGCCAGCCAGGCCGAGTTTTCTCTGTTTGCCGCCGACGTGCAGACTCTGCAGCGCCTGGCCGCCACCACCAAAGACAGCGACGATGAGATTGTGGCGGTGGCGCTGCGCGCAGCCAACGGGCAGTTCCAAGCCGGTGCAGGGCGCTTTGGTGCCGCCTTGCCCGATTTCACCGGCAACCGCGTGCACCTCAACGGCGAGCGCCTGTGGGTGATCCTCGAGGTGCGCTCCGACTTGATGGCGGTCGATGACCCGCTGGCGGCTGGCTTGCTGGAGTCGGGGGCGGCGGATCCGGTGCTGCTCGGTTTCGTGGCACTCGAATACGATTTGATAGCGCTGCAGCGCAGCAGCCAGAAGCTGCTGCTGTGGGCGCTGGCCGCCACCGGTTTGGCCTTGATGCTGGCGGCGCTGCTGTCGGCCCTGATCGCTTCCAGCGTGACGCGGCCGGTGGCGCACATCAGCGACGTGGTGCGCCGCATCGGCAGCGGGGAGCTGCAGGCGCGGGCCGAACTGACCCGAGCCGGTCCGATGGCCCAGTTGGCCCGCGGCATCAACCGCATGGCCAGCCAGGTGGCGGTCACGCAAGAGGAGCTCAAGCTGCAGGTGCAGCAAGCCACCGACGAGCTGCGCCTGCAAAAACTGGAGGCCGAGCGCACCGCGCGCACCGATGGTCTGACCGGCTTGCTGCGCCGGCGCGCCTTCATCGATCTGGCCGAGGCCGAAATCCAGCGCAGCCTGCGCTACCAAGACCCGCTCTCGTTCATCATGTTCGACGTGGACCATTTCAAGTCCATCAACGACACCCACGGCCACGCCTGTGGCGATGCGGCCTTGGTGCACCTGGCTGATTTGCTGCGCCAGCAGATGCGCGACTCCGACCTGCCGTGCCGCTGGGGTGGTGAAGAATTTGTGGTGTTGCTGCCGCGCACCAGCGCCGACGTGGCGCGCCACGCAGCCGAGCGCATCCGCAGCCACTTCGAGGCCAACCCGGTGCGCTGGGAAGCGCGCAGCCTGCGCGTAACGGCCAGCTTTGGCGTGGCCGCCTTTGATGCGCGCGACCTCAGCCTCTCGAGCATGGTGGCGCGCGCCGACGCCGCGCTGTACCGCGCCAAACGCAGCGGCCGCAACCGGGTCGAGGTGGCGGAATACGAAGGCTGGGCGGCGGGGGGCTTCGAGCAGCCAGCGGCTTAG